A single genomic interval of Plantibacter sp. Leaf314 harbors:
- a CDS encoding AlpA family transcriptional regulator, with product MQTTYTNPLTALRRLPATVSLPTAGAFFGLSRAHSYSLNARGEFPVPVRQIGARFVVTQADLARALGIDVADLLDTAPA from the coding sequence ATGCAAACGACCTATACCAACCCCCTCACAGCCCTTAGGCGACTGCCAGCGACGGTCTCGCTCCCGACGGCCGGTGCCTTCTTCGGCCTCAGCCGAGCACACAGCTACTCGCTCAATGCCCGGGGTGAGTTCCCGGTGCCCGTCCGTCAGATTGGTGCTCGGTTCGTCGTGACTCAGGCAGACCTCGCCCGCGCACTCGGAATCGACGTGGCCGACCTCCTCGACACCGCACCCGCCTGA
- a CDS encoding AAA family ATPase — protein MDEELSPVTARLSAMIPDTAKPERGDGRTVRLTKASAIRTEKQLELKRGQVPLGTLTVVAGRGGEGKSTWVLGWIAEGTHGRLEGDLHGTPITALIVSIEDSWSAVMVPRLQAAGADLDRVVQVNVDLTVDGVTRETTPTLPLDTEQLRRAVRESGAQVIVLDPASSFMSGDMNKRGDVRESLDPLATLAQEEGIAVVLIMHFNKGAGSPSDKLSGSHALRDATRSLLLVARDDNTDERVLTVDKSNYSAAGGQSYAFRIDSVTVKTDDGHTVEVGRSVELGETTTSVGEILNRAYGEVESSDGNAAQAFIYQYLYDSPGWEAHARDVIDAGGDAGFSEQQLTKARFRAKNPVVQSSKVGAGRVWSIRSDAPQDSNIPKMPGVETQESWNLAQDSESERSAS, from the coding sequence GTGGACGAGGAGCTGAGCCCGGTCACGGCGCGGCTGAGTGCCATGATCCCCGACACGGCGAAGCCCGAGCGCGGAGACGGCCGCACGGTGCGTCTCACGAAGGCCAGCGCGATCCGCACGGAGAAGCAGCTCGAGTTGAAGCGCGGGCAGGTGCCCCTTGGCACCCTGACCGTGGTCGCTGGGCGCGGTGGTGAAGGGAAGAGCACGTGGGTGCTCGGGTGGATCGCCGAAGGGACGCATGGCCGACTTGAAGGTGACCTGCACGGCACGCCGATCACCGCGCTGATCGTGTCGATCGAAGACAGCTGGTCGGCGGTCATGGTTCCGCGTCTGCAAGCAGCGGGGGCCGACCTGGACCGCGTGGTGCAGGTGAACGTTGACCTGACGGTCGACGGTGTGACGCGGGAGACGACACCGACGCTTCCCCTGGACACCGAGCAGCTGCGAAGAGCAGTACGTGAGAGCGGGGCTCAGGTCATCGTGCTCGATCCGGCATCGTCCTTCATGTCTGGTGACATGAACAAGCGAGGCGACGTACGCGAGTCCCTGGACCCACTTGCGACCCTCGCGCAGGAGGAAGGGATCGCGGTGGTGCTCATCATGCACTTCAACAAGGGGGCCGGATCACCGTCGGACAAGCTGTCGGGATCACATGCCCTGCGGGATGCCACCCGCTCCCTGCTCCTGGTAGCTCGCGACGACAACACCGACGAACGGGTGCTGACTGTAGACAAGAGCAACTACAGCGCTGCCGGCGGACAGTCCTACGCCTTCCGGATCGACTCGGTGACGGTGAAGACCGACGATGGGCACACCGTCGAGGTGGGGCGGTCGGTCGAACTCGGAGAGACCACCACGTCGGTTGGCGAGATCCTGAACCGAGCGTATGGCGAGGTCGAGTCCAGCGACGGCAACGCAGCGCAGGCGTTCATCTACCAGTACCTCTATGACAGCCCTGGTTGGGAGGCTCACGCACGCGATGTCATCGACGCTGGCGGCGACGCGGGATTCAGCGAACAGCAGCTCACGAAGGCAAGGTTCCGTGCGAAAAATCCGGTCGTGCAGTCCAGCAAGGTCGGCGCGGGTCGAGTGTGGAGCATCCGGTCAGACGCCCCTCAAGATTCCAACATTCCCAAGATGCCAGGGGTGGAAACGCAGGAATCTTGGAATCTTGCGCAGGACTCAGAGTCTGAGCGGAGCGCGTCATGA